Proteins co-encoded in one Christiangramia fulva genomic window:
- a CDS encoding CPBP family intramembrane glutamic endopeptidase produces the protein MFIEQVYKYQHDFWRYLIGVIAVVFGIIIGQIPLTIVLLKEAGFEVMNMTETDMMQALDSNLFLFLMLLTYAVGLGFLFFIVKKLHEQPLIALTTSRKKIDWSRFWFAFGLVAIFIILTTVGDYISNPDDFLWNFKLKPFLILLVISVVLIPVQTSFEEYFFRGYLMQGIGVMVKNRWVPLVVSSVIFGGLHFFNPEVTKLGNTIMIYYIGTGFMLGIMALMDEGLELSLGFHAANNLLTALIVTADWTAFQTHSILKDVSEPSAGWDVLIPVLVVYPIYLIIFAKKYHWNNWKERLFGKAERPELLNVSEES, from the coding sequence ATGTTTATAGAACAGGTTTATAAGTATCAGCATGACTTCTGGCGATATCTCATTGGAGTAATTGCCGTGGTTTTCGGAATCATTATCGGCCAGATTCCCCTAACTATCGTTCTACTTAAAGAGGCGGGTTTTGAGGTAATGAACATGACCGAAACCGATATGATGCAGGCGCTGGATTCAAATTTATTTCTTTTCCTGATGCTTTTAACTTATGCGGTTGGACTCGGATTTTTATTTTTTATCGTAAAAAAGCTTCATGAGCAGCCTTTGATCGCTTTGACCACTTCCCGGAAGAAAATAGACTGGAGCCGCTTTTGGTTCGCTTTCGGCCTGGTTGCGATCTTTATAATTTTAACTACAGTAGGAGATTATATCAGTAATCCCGATGATTTTCTGTGGAATTTTAAACTGAAGCCATTTCTGATTTTACTTGTAATTTCAGTGGTTCTTATTCCCGTACAGACCAGCTTTGAAGAATATTTTTTCCGCGGATATTTGATGCAGGGAATAGGAGTGATGGTAAAAAACCGGTGGGTGCCCCTGGTCGTTTCCTCCGTTATTTTTGGAGGACTTCATTTTTTTAATCCGGAAGTTACCAAATTGGGTAATACGATCATGATCTATTACATCGGGACCGGGTTTATGCTGGGAATTATGGCATTGATGGATGAAGGTCTTGAACTCTCTCTTGGATTTCACGCGGCTAACAATCTTCTTACCGCATTAATTGTCACTGCCGATTGGACGGCATTTCAAACCCATAGTATACTCAAAGATGTTTCGGAACCTTCAGCAGGATGGGATGTTTTGATCCCGGTGCTGGTCGTTTATCCGATTTATTTGATCATTTTCGCGAAAAAGTATCACTGGAACAACTGGAAGGAAAGGCTTTTTGGTAAGGCAGAAAGACCTGAACTGCTAAATGTTTCCGAAGAAAGTTAA
- the ettA gene encoding energy-dependent translational throttle protein EttA — MADDNKVIFSMSGVTKTYPRANTPVLKNIYLSFFYGAKIGILGLNGSGKSTLLKIIAGQDQNYQGDVVFSPNYSVGLLEQEPELDENKTVLEVVKEGAAETVAVLDEYNKINDMFGLPEVYENADKMQKLMDRQAELQDKIDASNAWELDTKLEIAMDALRTPEPDKKISVLSGGERRRVALCRLLLQEPDVLLLDEPTNHLDAESVHWLEHHLQQYKGTVIAVTHDRYFLDNVAGWILELDRGEGIPWKGNYSSWLDQKSKRLAQEQKQASKRQKTLERELEWAKMSPKGRQSKQKARLKNYDKLLSQDQKKMDEQLEIYIPNGPRLGTNVIDAKGVSKAFGDKLLYEDLNFSLPQAGIVGIIGPNGAGKTTIFKMIMGEEQPDKGSFEVGETAKIAYVDQSHANIDSEKTIWQNFSDEQELIMMGGRQVNSRAYLSRFNFSGSEQNKKVSMLSGGERNRLHLAMTLKEEGNVLLLDEPTNDLDVNTLRALEEGLENFAGCAVIISHDRWFLDRVCTHILSFEGDSQVYFFEGSFSEYEENKKKRLGGDIMPKRIKYKKLTRG; from the coding sequence ATGGCAGACGATAATAAAGTGATCTTTTCAATGTCTGGAGTTACCAAAACCTATCCAAGGGCGAACACTCCGGTATTGAAGAATATTTATCTCAGTTTTTTCTATGGAGCGAAAATTGGGATTTTGGGACTTAACGGTTCCGGAAAATCCACGCTTTTAAAAATTATTGCAGGACAGGATCAGAATTATCAGGGAGATGTTGTTTTTTCACCCAATTATAGCGTAGGACTTCTTGAGCAGGAACCTGAGCTGGATGAAAATAAAACCGTACTTGAAGTTGTAAAAGAAGGAGCTGCCGAAACTGTGGCTGTGCTCGATGAGTACAATAAGATCAATGATATGTTTGGTCTGCCCGAAGTTTATGAAAATGCAGATAAAATGCAAAAGCTCATGGACAGGCAGGCAGAACTTCAGGATAAGATCGATGCCAGCAACGCCTGGGAACTTGACACCAAGCTCGAGATCGCGATGGATGCTTTGCGTACGCCGGAGCCCGACAAGAAGATATCGGTACTTTCAGGAGGAGAAAGAAGAAGGGTCGCCCTTTGCCGTTTATTGCTTCAGGAACCGGATGTTTTACTGCTCGACGAGCCTACTAACCACCTTGACGCCGAATCTGTACACTGGCTGGAGCATCATCTTCAACAATATAAGGGAACAGTGATCGCCGTAACCCATGACCGTTATTTTCTGGATAATGTTGCCGGATGGATCCTGGAACTCGACCGTGGGGAAGGTATTCCTTGGAAGGGGAACTATTCGTCATGGCTCGATCAGAAATCAAAACGTTTGGCCCAGGAACAGAAACAGGCCAGCAAACGCCAGAAAACTCTGGAAAGGGAGCTGGAATGGGCAAAAATGAGTCCTAAAGGCCGTCAATCCAAACAGAAAGCAAGGCTGAAGAATTACGATAAGCTCCTTAGCCAGGATCAGAAAAAAATGGACGAACAGCTGGAAATTTATATTCCAAACGGTCCGCGTTTAGGAACCAATGTGATCGACGCCAAAGGAGTGAGCAAGGCATTTGGTGATAAACTTCTTTACGAAGATTTGAATTTCAGTCTTCCACAGGCCGGAATTGTGGGAATCATAGGTCCCAACGGTGCCGGTAAAACTACTATTTTTAAGATGATCATGGGCGAAGAGCAACCCGATAAAGGAAGTTTTGAAGTTGGGGAAACCGCGAAAATCGCCTATGTCGATCAAAGCCATGCTAATATCGACTCTGAAAAGACCATCTGGCAAAACTTCAGTGATGAGCAGGAACTTATCATGATGGGCGGCAGGCAGGTAAATTCAAGGGCTTATCTAAGCCGTTTTAATTTCAGCGGAAGCGAACAGAATAAAAAGGTCAGTATGCTTTCGGGAGGTGAACGCAACAGGCTGCACCTGGCGATGACTTTAAAGGAAGAAGGAAACGTACTTCTGCTCGATGAGCCTACCAACGACCTTGACGTGAATACATTGCGGGCCCTGGAAGAAGGACTTGAGAATTTTGCCGGCTGTGCGGTGATTATCTCTCACGACCGGTGGTTTTTAGACAGGGTTTGTACCCATATTCTTTCTTTTGAAGGAGATTCGCAGGTATATTTCTTTGAAGGAAGTTTTTCAGAATACGAAGAGAATAAGAAGAAACGTCTTGGTGGGGATATTATGCCGAAACGGATTAAGTATAAAAAACTTACCAGAGGATAG
- a CDS encoding DinB family protein, protein MEEIRKQLTAHLMGGEAFMPIDEMLKKMPFEKVGIRPEALPYSFYELFFHITFAQKDILEYTISGDYKTSQWPDDYWPDSVKPKDEKNWEKLKKDFFDDREMLKEFVADKKNKLDAAVRNSEDHTLLRELMLVIEHSAYHTGQMLVVMRLLGVYEN, encoded by the coding sequence GTGGAAGAAATCAGAAAACAATTAACGGCACACCTTATGGGTGGGGAAGCTTTTATGCCCATTGACGAAATGTTGAAGAAAATGCCCTTTGAAAAAGTAGGAATTCGGCCTGAAGCTTTGCCCTATTCCTTTTACGAGCTTTTTTTTCATATCACCTTCGCCCAGAAAGATATATTGGAATATACTATTTCCGGCGATTACAAAACCAGTCAATGGCCCGATGATTACTGGCCGGATTCCGTAAAGCCAAAAGACGAAAAAAACTGGGAAAAGCTGAAAAAGGATTTTTTTGATGACAGGGAGATGCTCAAAGAGTTTGTGGCTGATAAGAAAAATAAACTGGATGCGGCGGTTAGGAATTCTGAAGATCACACGCTTTTGAGGGAACTGATGCTGGTAATAGAACATAGCGCCTATCATACCGGTCAAATGCTGGTTGTAATGCGATTATTAGGAGTTTATGAAAACTGA
- a CDS encoding acyl-CoA carboxylase subunit beta, with product MDINFNKNEDHNKLLVSAMRQKLSKIKLGGGEKRIEKHHSKGKMTARERINFLLDNPEKAIEIGAFAGDGMYREHGGCPSGGVVVKIGYVSGKQCIVVANDATVKAGAWFPITGKKNLRAQEIAIENRLPIIYLVDSAGVYLPMQDEIFPDKEHFGRIFRNNAVMSSMGITQIAAVMGSCVAGGAYLPIMSDEALIVEKTGSIFLAGSYLVKAAIGESVDNETLGGATTHSEISGVTDYKAKDDEDALTRIKNIMDKIGDFDKAGFNRKKPAKPKENSEEIYGILPKKRSDQYDMHEIIYRLIDDSEFEEYKEGYGKSIITGYARIDGWAVGIVANQRKIVKTKKGEMQFGGVIYSDSADKATRFIANCNQKKIPLVFLQDVTGFMVGSKSEHGGIIKDGAKMVNAVSNSVVPKFTVIIGNSYGAGNYAMCGKAYDPRLIVAWPSAELAVMGGTQAAKVLAQIETAAMAKKGEKVDEEKEKEVFDKLKAKYDEQTSAYYAAARLWTDAIIDPLDTRKWISMGIEAANHAPIEKDFNLGVIQT from the coding sequence ATGGATATTAACTTCAATAAAAATGAAGATCATAATAAGCTTCTGGTTTCTGCCATGCGTCAGAAGCTTTCCAAAATAAAGCTTGGCGGAGGTGAAAAACGTATTGAAAAACACCATTCCAAAGGAAAAATGACAGCCCGGGAAAGAATAAATTTCTTGCTCGATAACCCCGAAAAAGCCATTGAAATTGGTGCTTTTGCCGGCGACGGAATGTACAGGGAACATGGCGGTTGCCCAAGTGGCGGTGTAGTGGTGAAAATCGGTTACGTTTCAGGAAAGCAATGTATAGTTGTGGCAAATGATGCGACCGTAAAAGCCGGCGCCTGGTTTCCTATTACCGGAAAGAAAAACCTTAGAGCCCAGGAAATCGCCATTGAAAACAGGCTTCCTATTATATATCTTGTAGACAGTGCGGGCGTTTACCTTCCCATGCAGGATGAAATTTTTCCCGATAAGGAACATTTTGGAAGGATCTTCAGGAATAATGCCGTAATGAGCAGTATGGGAATCACTCAAATAGCAGCCGTCATGGGAAGTTGTGTGGCCGGTGGTGCTTATTTGCCCATCATGAGTGATGAAGCGCTGATCGTTGAAAAAACCGGCAGCATTTTCCTGGCGGGAAGTTACCTGGTAAAAGCAGCTATCGGCGAATCTGTAGATAATGAAACCCTTGGCGGTGCTACCACTCACAGCGAAATAAGCGGGGTGACCGATTATAAAGCCAAAGATGATGAAGATGCGCTTACCCGTATTAAAAATATCATGGATAAGATCGGGGATTTTGACAAGGCCGGATTTAACAGAAAAAAACCCGCGAAACCAAAGGAAAATTCCGAAGAAATCTACGGTATTCTTCCTAAGAAACGCAGTGATCAGTATGATATGCATGAAATTATCTACCGGCTTATCGATGATTCAGAATTTGAAGAATATAAAGAAGGTTACGGAAAATCTATTATCACCGGTTACGCCAGGATTGATGGCTGGGCCGTTGGAATTGTTGCCAATCAGCGTAAAATTGTAAAAACCAAAAAAGGCGAAATGCAATTTGGCGGAGTAATTTATTCTGATTCTGCCGATAAAGCCACGCGTTTTATTGCCAATTGCAATCAAAAGAAGATTCCACTGGTCTTTTTGCAGGATGTCACGGGATTCATGGTAGGCAGCAAAAGCGAACATGGAGGTATCATAAAAGATGGTGCGAAAATGGTCAATGCCGTAAGCAATTCGGTAGTTCCAAAATTTACCGTGATCATTGGTAATTCATATGGCGCGGGCAATTATGCCATGTGCGGGAAAGCTTATGACCCCCGCCTGATCGTTGCCTGGCCGAGTGCGGAGCTTGCTGTGATGGGCGGTACCCAGGCTGCAAAAGTCCTTGCGCAGATTGAAACGGCAGCCATGGCGAAAAAAGGAGAAAAAGTAGACGAAGAAAAAGAAAAAGAGGTTTTCGATAAACTGAAGGCGAAATACGACGAACAAACCTCAGCCTATTATGCCGCGGCGAGATTATGGACCGATGCCATCATCGATCCCCTTGATACCCGAAAATGGATCTCTATGGGAATCGAAGCCGCAAATCATGCGCCTATCGAAAAAGATTTTAATTTAGGAGTTATTCAAACCTGA
- a CDS encoding DUF1456 family protein — MALTNNDIFKKLRVAHKLTNDDIVKICELVDFKVTKSELGAIFRREGHEKYMECGDQFLRNFLDGLIIHLRGPMPEPKGKTLKKSKK, encoded by the coding sequence ATGGCATTAACAAATAACGATATTTTTAAAAAACTGAGAGTAGCCCACAAACTTACCAATGATGATATTGTAAAGATCTGTGAGCTTGTTGATTTTAAAGTTACTAAAAGTGAACTCGGCGCTATCTTCCGCAGAGAAGGACACGAAAAATATATGGAATGCGGTGACCAGTTCCTGAGAAATTTCCTTGACGGTCTTATTATTCATCTTAGGGGACCCATGCCCGAACCAAAAGGAAAAACACTTAAAAAATCAAAAAAATAG
- a CDS encoding CAL67264 family membrane protein: MGMNKNTIFGWASFLMFLVGTALVLLGVLKYNDYAIGFSTTGIGFFFISWVFNALKGRV, encoded by the coding sequence ATGGGAATGAATAAAAATACCATTTTTGGATGGGCCTCCTTTTTGATGTTCCTGGTAGGAACAGCTCTTGTTCTTTTGGGAGTTTTAAAATATAATGATTACGCTATTGGTTTTTCCACCACCGGAATAGGGTTTTTCTTCATCTCGTGGGTCTTCAATGCTCTTAAAGGAAGGGTTTGA
- a CDS encoding DUF2254 domain-containing protein, with translation MKHLYNKLINFFNSVRNNIAFYPTLLAALGFNFAFLMIYLEERGISTYLLETVPVLVVDNGNTAMTLLSSFITGLISMMVFSFSMVMVLLNQASSNYSPRLLPGLISDKNHQFILGIYLFTILYCIFILFSIQPTGDKYQVPGFAVLLSILFTVVCICAFIYFIHNISHNIQINNILDQIFHLAEKRLSRLIEAEDGGDKDFPDTSGWYGYHSEKTGYFQNVALNSIIDICKKEETKIEILPVKGIFVLQRIPLFKSEKELDEETVKEILSNFNFARGELVADNYALAFKQITEIIVKAMSPGINDPGTALNGIDYLTELFALRMKKRDQSIIAKDENVYVKVATVNFAELMYNVLASIRVYCKHDIILIQKLSTMFIYLKSQEAIHSFYYDVIKNEAKILLEDAYESIENKSDLKVIERLARKLDIKTEKFKIDNLPLTHGINK, from the coding sequence ATGAAACATCTCTATAATAAGCTGATCAATTTCTTCAATTCAGTAAGAAACAATATTGCTTTCTACCCTACCCTGCTGGCGGCTTTAGGTTTTAACTTCGCCTTCTTAATGATCTACCTGGAAGAAAGGGGTATTTCGACCTATCTTCTGGAAACCGTGCCTGTATTAGTGGTGGATAATGGAAATACGGCCATGACGCTTTTAAGCTCTTTCATAACCGGTCTCATTTCAATGATGGTTTTTAGTTTCTCCATGGTAATGGTATTGCTTAACCAGGCATCAAGCAATTATTCTCCCCGACTCCTTCCGGGTTTGATTTCAGATAAAAACCACCAGTTTATCCTGGGAATCTACCTTTTTACCATACTCTACTGTATTTTTATCCTTTTTTCCATTCAGCCTACCGGAGATAAGTACCAGGTACCGGGATTTGCAGTACTGTTGTCCATTCTTTTCACCGTGGTTTGCATTTGTGCTTTTATTTATTTTATTCATAATATATCTCACAATATCCAGATCAATAATATCCTGGATCAGATTTTTCATCTTGCTGAAAAAAGACTGTCACGTCTTATCGAAGCTGAAGATGGCGGAGATAAAGATTTTCCAGATACCTCAGGCTGGTATGGATATCATTCTGAAAAGACCGGATATTTTCAGAACGTAGCTTTGAATAGCATCATTGACATTTGTAAAAAGGAAGAAACAAAAATTGAGATTCTACCCGTCAAAGGAATTTTTGTACTTCAAAGAATTCCCCTTTTTAAATCGGAAAAAGAACTTGATGAAGAAACTGTAAAAGAAATCTTATCGAATTTTAATTTCGCCAGGGGCGAACTAGTTGCGGATAATTACGCACTGGCTTTTAAACAGATCACCGAAATTATAGTGAAAGCAATGTCTCCGGGAATTAATGATCCCGGAACAGCACTTAACGGCATAGATTATCTTACCGAACTTTTTGCGCTTAGAATGAAAAAGCGAGACCAGTCAATTATTGCTAAAGATGAAAACGTGTATGTAAAAGTTGCAACTGTAAATTTTGCCGAATTGATGTATAATGTGCTGGCCTCCATACGAGTGTATTGTAAACATGATATTATTCTCATTCAGAAGCTCAGCACCATGTTTATTTACCTTAAATCTCAGGAAGCGATACATTCTTTTTATTACGACGTGATAAAAAACGAAGCGAAAATTCTCCTGGAGGATGCCTATGAAAGTATTGAAAATAAAAGTGACCTAAAAGTTATTGAAAGGCTGGCCCGAAAACTTGATATAAAGACAGAGAAATTCAAAATTGATAATTTACCTTTGACGCATGGCATTAACAAATAA
- a CDS encoding Hsp20/alpha crystallin family protein, producing MSLIKRNENWLPSVFDDMFRTDWLGGTTNVNSIGTSIPAVNIQETEDSFNVHVAAPGKSKEDFNIELDNDVLTISSEDKKEKESTEENGRFTRKEFSYSTFKRAFSLPESVDSSKISASYKNGVLEIALPKKEEAKVQAKRMIEIA from the coding sequence ATGAGTTTAATTAAAAGAAACGAAAATTGGTTGCCTTCAGTTTTTGATGATATGTTCAGAACTGACTGGCTTGGAGGAACAACAAATGTGAACAGCATAGGTACCAGTATCCCTGCTGTCAACATTCAGGAAACCGAAGATAGTTTTAATGTTCACGTAGCAGCTCCCGGTAAATCTAAAGAAGATTTCAATATCGAGCTGGACAACGATGTTTTAACTATTTCTTCGGAAGATAAAAAGGAAAAAGAATCTACTGAGGAAAACGGTAGGTTCACAAGAAAAGAATTCAGCTACAGCACCTTTAAAAGAGCTTTTAGTTTGCCAGAATCTGTAGATAGTTCGAAGATTTCAGCTTCTTATAAAAACGGAGTGCTTGAAATTGCGCTTCCTAAAAAAGAAGAAGCAAAGGTGCAGGCAAAACGAATGATCGAAATTGCCTAA
- a CDS encoding o-succinylbenzoate synthase — protein MSASFKKYTLYFKRPSGTSRGVLTEKDTWFLRITDGEKIGIGECNMFRGLSYDDRPDYEEKLQWVCENINLGREKLWEQLREFPSIQFGVEMAFQSMEAKHPFLLFPSDFTEGKKSIPINGLIWMGDKDFMKKQISEKIKEGFNCIKLKIGAIDFETELELLHSIRENFSAETIELRVDANGAFSPKDALNKLEKLSKFQLHSIEQPIKQGQVDQMAELCAKTPLAIALDEELIGITDVTEKQELIQTIKPQYAIFKPSLIGGFKGTQEWIDSCEKNKTGWWITSALESNIGLNAIAQWTFTLNSNMPQGLGTGSLFTNNFESPLEVMKGELQFDPAEEWEIKF, from the coding sequence ATTTCAGCCTCTTTCAAAAAATATACCTTATACTTTAAACGCCCCAGTGGAACCTCCCGGGGCGTTCTTACTGAAAAAGACACCTGGTTTCTCAGAATTACCGATGGGGAGAAAATCGGAATTGGAGAATGTAATATGTTTCGAGGCCTGAGCTATGATGACCGGCCAGATTACGAAGAAAAACTGCAATGGGTATGTGAGAATATCAACCTGGGCAGGGAAAAACTTTGGGAGCAGCTGCGGGAATTTCCAAGTATTCAGTTTGGGGTTGAAATGGCTTTTCAAAGTATGGAAGCCAAACATCCTTTTCTCCTGTTTCCTTCAGATTTTACAGAAGGAAAGAAATCAATTCCCATTAATGGCCTTATCTGGATGGGAGATAAGGATTTCATGAAAAAACAGATTTCAGAAAAGATCAAAGAAGGTTTTAACTGCATCAAATTAAAGATTGGTGCCATAGATTTTGAAACCGAACTGGAACTTTTACATTCGATCCGGGAAAATTTTTCTGCTGAAACTATTGAACTCAGGGTTGACGCGAATGGAGCCTTTTCTCCTAAAGATGCGCTGAATAAACTTGAAAAATTGTCAAAATTTCAACTTCATAGTATCGAACAGCCAATAAAACAAGGGCAGGTTGATCAAATGGCAGAACTCTGTGCCAAAACGCCTTTGGCCATTGCCCTTGATGAAGAATTAATAGGCATCACTGATGTAACAGAAAAGCAGGAATTGATACAAACCATTAAGCCGCAGTATGCCATCTTTAAACCCAGCCTTATTGGCGGATTTAAAGGGACTCAGGAATGGATCGACAGTTGCGAAAAAAATAAAACCGGATGGTGGATCACCAGTGCCCTGGAAAGCAATATTGGCCTTAATGCCATCGCACAGTGGACCTTTACTTTAAATTCAAACATGCCACAGGGATTGGGAACCGGTAGTTTGTTCACCAATAATTTTGAATCTCCGCTGGAAGTAATGAAGGGAGAATTGCAATTTGATCCTGCGGAAGAATGGGAAATTAAATTTTAA
- a CDS encoding M1 family metallopeptidase, translating to MKNLILSFLLITGSFSSFAQVVGENNTEFTRADTLRGSLRPERTNYDVKSYHLKLKVEPEKKFISGSNIIAFEVLNDMPVMQLDLFDNMKIDSIVYKNKNLDYRREFNAVFINFPEALQKGLKDSLQFYYHGHPKEALHAPWDGGFVWTEDDEGNPWVGVAVQGTGASLWYPNKDHQSDEPEEAQMDISVPNGLMDVSNGRFLGKTDLGNGFTEWRWKVVNPINNYDIMINVGNYVHFSDKYKDLDLDYYVLPYNLEKAKKQFEEVKDMMACFYEKMGPYPFPEDGYKLVEAPYLGMEHQSAVAYGNHYQNGYLGRDLSGTGIGLKWDFIIIHESGHEWFGNSITAKDIADMWIHEGFTSYTEAIYVECEWGKEEALEYLQGLRGNIANDVPIIGKYGVNSEGSGDMYYKGSNLLNTIRSIYDDDELWWNTLKDYTKTFRHQTVSTKQVEDFFNKPIETDLKPIFDQYLRHSSIPELQLKEENDQIWYRWKAEVKDFSMPVDVFIDGKEKRLRATSNWQKINSEEDDLGDIRVNKKEFYVDVRKM from the coding sequence ATGAAAAACCTGATTTTAAGCTTCCTTTTAATAACAGGAAGTTTTTCTTCTTTTGCCCAGGTTGTGGGCGAAAATAATACTGAGTTTACACGAGCCGATACCCTTCGCGGTTCTTTACGTCCTGAAAGGACCAATTATGACGTAAAGAGCTATCATCTTAAACTGAAGGTGGAACCGGAGAAAAAATTCATTTCCGGCTCAAATATTATCGCGTTTGAAGTTTTGAATGACATGCCGGTGATGCAGCTGGATCTTTTCGATAATATGAAAATTGACTCCATTGTCTATAAAAATAAAAACCTGGATTATCGCAGGGAATTCAACGCGGTTTTCATCAATTTTCCTGAGGCTCTTCAAAAAGGATTAAAAGATTCCCTACAGTTTTACTACCACGGTCATCCTAAAGAAGCTTTGCATGCGCCATGGGACGGCGGATTTGTATGGACTGAAGATGACGAGGGAAATCCGTGGGTAGGCGTTGCCGTTCAGGGTACGGGCGCAAGTTTATGGTATCCGAACAAAGACCACCAAAGCGACGAACCTGAAGAAGCGCAAATGGACATTTCGGTGCCCAATGGCCTGATGGATGTCTCTAACGGACGATTTCTCGGGAAAACCGATTTGGGAAACGGATTTACCGAGTGGCGCTGGAAAGTGGTTAATCCCATCAATAATTACGACATCATGATCAATGTGGGGAATTATGTCCATTTTTCTGATAAATACAAAGACCTGGATCTTGACTATTATGTACTGCCCTATAATCTTGAAAAAGCGAAAAAGCAATTTGAAGAAGTTAAGGATATGATGGCCTGCTTTTATGAGAAAATGGGACCCTATCCTTTTCCTGAAGATGGCTATAAACTTGTGGAAGCGCCCTATCTGGGGATGGAACATCAAAGTGCTGTAGCCTACGGAAATCATTATCAGAATGGCTACCTGGGAAGAGATCTATCGGGTACGGGAATAGGCCTGAAATGGGATTTCATCATTATTCATGAATCGGGTCACGAATGGTTTGGCAACAGCATCACCGCAAAAGATATCGCCGATATGTGGATTCATGAAGGTTTTACCAGTTACACCGAGGCTATTTATGTCGAATGTGAATGGGGAAAAGAAGAAGCTCTTGAATACCTGCAGGGCTTACGTGGAAATATTGCCAATGATGTGCCTATCATTGGAAAGTATGGCGTAAACAGCGAAGGTTCCGGAGATATGTATTACAAAGGTTCCAACCTTCTAAATACCATTAGAAGCATTTATGACGACGACGAACTTTGGTGGAATACCTTAAAGGATTATACAAAAACTTTCAGGCATCAAACGGTTTCTACCAAACAGGTAGAAGATTTTTTCAATAAACCAATAGAAACCGATTTAAAACCGATTTTTGACCAGTACCTGCGACACAGCTCCATCCCTGAGCTCCAGCTAAAAGAAGAAAATGATCAAATCTGGTATCGCTGGAAAGCCGAGGTAAAAGATTTTTCGATGCCTGTTGACGTGTTTATTGACGGAAAGGAAAAAAGGCTAAGAGCAACTTCAAATTGGCAAAAAATAAATTCTGAAGAAGACGACCTGGGAGATATCCGGGTAAATAAAAAGGAATTTTATGTAGACGTCCGGAAAATGTAA
- a CDS encoding AMP-binding protein, producing MADKFKLPETHPEFKLNKQHFTNAELRQVAYSFIKEGEPFEEEIGSFLLDWLKPTSFVEVYTSGSTGEPKKIKLKKQHMLNSAMATAKFFKLPVATRALLCLPAGYIAGKMMLVRAMYLGWHLDTVPPSSNPLDHVYKVYDFSAMTPFQLDNSIARLHLVKKLIIGGGAVSSKIRKMVADVDAKIYETYGMTETCSHIAAKRLNPQKRKKEVRAFKLLPNITISQDYRGCLIIKAPNVLDEEIVTNDVVEIVTYKTFIWKGRYDNIINSGGIKLFPEQIERKINKILDKRFFVSSLPDESLGQKLVLFVEDDFSEENLQKLRHKIDNLETLEKYEKPKKIYFIAKFEETSSGKIHRENTIRSKVD from the coding sequence ATGGCAGACAAATTTAAACTTCCGGAAACGCATCCGGAATTCAAGCTAAATAAGCAGCATTTCACCAATGCTGAATTGCGACAGGTAGCCTATAGCTTCATTAAGGAGGGGGAACCTTTCGAAGAGGAGATAGGCAGCTTTCTTCTTGACTGGCTGAAACCCACTTCTTTTGTTGAGGTTTATACGTCAGGATCTACCGGCGAGCCCAAAAAAATAAAGCTTAAAAAACAGCATATGCTGAATTCGGCTATGGCAACTGCCAAATTTTTTAAATTACCGGTGGCCACAAGGGCGCTTCTATGCCTTCCAGCCGGTTATATCGCGGGTAAAATGATGCTGGTAAGAGCCATGTATCTGGGTTGGCACCTCGATACCGTGCCTCCTTCTTCCAATCCGCTTGATCATGTTTACAAAGTGTACGATTTCTCAGCAATGACACCGTTTCAGCTTGATAATTCAATCGCGCGGCTTCATTTAGTAAAAAAACTGATCATTGGTGGGGGAGCTGTTTCTTCCAAGATCCGGAAAATGGTTGCAGATGTAGATGCGAAAATTTACGAAACCTACGGAATGACCGAAACCTGCAGTCATATTGCGGCGAAGAGGCTTAATCCCCAAAAAAGAAAGAAAGAAGTACGGGCATTCAAACTTCTTCCCAATATCACGATCTCACAGGATTATCGGGGATGCCTTATTATTAAAGCGCCCAATGTGCTAGATGAGGAGATCGTTACCAATGATGTGGTTGAAATTGTTACTTACAAAACCTTTATCTGGAAAGGTCGATATGACAATATTATTAATTCGGGAGGCATAAAGCTTTTTCCTGAGCAAATTGAAAGGAAGATCAATAAAATCCTCGATAAACGTTTTTTTGTAAGTTCCTTGCCAGATGAATCGCTGGGTCAAAAATTGGTTTTATTTGTGGAAGATGATTTTTCAGAGGAAAACCTTCAAAAGCTTAGACATAAAATAGATAATCTGGAAACTCTTGAAAAGTATGAGAAACCGAAAAAGATCTATTTTATAGCCAAATTTGAGGAAACTTCAAGTGGTAAAATCCACCGTGAGAATACCATCAGAAGCAAAGTGGATTAA